Within Azoarcus sp. DD4, the genomic segment CGAAGACCTCCGGGTCGCGTTTGACCCAGTCGACCACGTTGCCGATCTGCTTGATGCCGTGGGCGCGGCAGGCCTCGCCGACACCGCCGCGGCCGGCGTTGAGCATGGTGAAGATGACGTCGGCGCCGGCGGCGATCTGCGCTTCGGCGACGCGCTTCGACAAGGCGTTGTCATCCTGATTGCCGGAGAAGTTGGTCAGCACCCGGATCTTGGGGTTGATCGCATGCACGCCGGCGACATAGGCGGCGCGCCCCTTGAGGCCGGGTTTGACGCGGATGCCCGACATGTGGCCGACGACGTTGCTGCGGGTGTGAAGTGCCGCCAGCGCGCCGGCCAGGAAGGCGGACTGCTCCTGCAGCACGTCGTAGCTCGCGAGGTTGGCCGACGTGACCGCGCCCTGGGTGACGACGAAGCGGACCTTGGGGAACTCGGCCGCGACCTGGCGGGCGGCTTCGTTGTTCTGTCCGCCGTGGGCGATCACCAGGGCCGAGCCGGCGGCGAGCTCGCGCAGGGCGGCGGCCAGTTTGTCGTGCTCGGGGGGAATGTCGTCGATGTGGCGGGTCTTGACGCCGAATTCACTACGGGCGCGCTCCAGGCCGCGGTAGCCGGCTTCCATGAAACCGCCGTCGTCGATCCGGCCGGCGAACAGCGCACCGACGGTGAGCGGTGCGCGCGCGGCGAGCGCCGGCCACGGGCTGCCGGTCAGTGCAAGCGCACCGAGGGCGCCGGTGGCCGCGATCAGCTGGCGGCGGCGCGGGGAATATGCATTGTTGTCGTTCTTCATGCCTTGTCTCCGGAAGGGGTGGGGGCGTGCGGTCAGCCCAGCAGTGCGTCGAGGCGGAAGCGGGCGATCTTGCCGATCTCGCCCAGGCAGGTGCGGAATTCGGTGGCGGCATCATTGGCCAGCCGCGCTTCGACCGCGTCCATGATCTGGTAGCGCGACAGGCCCTTGACCGCGATCACGAAGGGAAAGCCGAAGCGTTCGCGGTAGGCGGCGTTGAGACCGCGCAGACGCTGGAGTTCCTCGGCGCTGCACTGGTCCAGGCCGGCGCCGCGCTGCTCGCCGGTGGAGGCGGTGGTGAGCGTGCCGGCGGCGGCTTCCTTGCCGGCGAGCTCCGGGTGGGCGCGGATCAGTCCGAGCTGTTCGGCTTCGCTCGCGGCATCCAGCACCACGAGCATCGCGGTGTGCAATGCCTCGACGCTGAGGAAGGGGCGGGCGGCCCAGGCGCGCTCGGGTATCCACGGCGAATGCTCGAAGATGTCACCGAGGCGGGCGGTGAACTCCGCCTGCGGCAGCGCCGACAGCGCCGCCAGGGTAAGACGTGGGGTGGTGGTCGGGGTCATGGCGTTCTCGCGGGCGGGTCAGTCGGCAAGGCGGGCGCCCTGGGCGGCCCAGGTGGCGATCAGCGTGCGCTCGTCGTCGGTGATGTGGGTCAGGTTGCCGAGCGGCATGTAGCCGTTGCCCACGGTTTCGGCGATCTTGGCCACGTGCTGGCCGATCTGCTCGGCCGACTCCAGCACCACGCCCTTGGGCGGCTGGGCGAAGCCCTCCCAGCTGGGCTGGGCGGCGTGACAGGCGACGCAGCGAGAGTCGATGACGTGCTTGACCTGGGCAAAGCTCACCGGAGCACCACCGGCATCCACCGCCTTGGGCGCCATGACCACCATCAGCAGCGCGATCAGCGCGGAACCGGCGGCCGGCAGCCACAGCTTGAATTCGCCGCGATGGCGCAGCACGAAGAACTGGCGGATCAGCACGCCGGCCAGCATCAGCACCGCCAGAATCAGCCAGCCGTGCTTGCTGGCGTAGGTCATCGGGTAGTGGTTGCTGATCATGATGAACAGCACCGGCAGGGTGAAATAGGTGTTGTGCACCGAGCGCTGCTTGCCGACGATGCCGGGCTTGGTATCGACTTCCTGGCCCTTGCGGATCTGGTCGACCATGCGCTTCTGGCCCGGGATGATGTGGAAGAAGACGTTGGCCGCCATCATCGTGCCCAGCATCGCGCCGACGTGGATGTAGGCGCCGCGGGCGGAGAAGACCTGGTGCAGCGCCCAGTTGGCGATCATCACGAACACGAACACCAGCGCGGCGAGCAGGCTGTCCTTGCCGATGAGATTGCGGCACAGGATGTCATAGACCACCCAGCCGGCGACCAGCACCGCGATCGAGATGCCGATGGCCGCCGCCGGCGTGAGCGCCATCACCTGGTTGTCGATCAGGTAGCTCGACGCGCCTATCCAGTACACCACCACCAGCAGCGCGAAGCCGGACATCCAGGTGGTGTAGGCCTCCCATTTGGACCAGTGGAGGTCGTCGGAGAGCGGTTCGCCCTTGGGGCCGGTGAGAAATTTCTGGCTGCAGTAGAAGCCGCCGCCATGTACCGCCCACAGCTCGCCGAACACGCCGCGCTTGGCATCTTCCGGCTTCTTCGGCGGCTTGAGCGAGGTGTCCAGCATCACGAAGTAGAAGGACGCGCCTATCCAGGCGATGCCGGTGATGAGGTGGAGCCAGCGCAGCAGCAGGTTGGCCCAGTCGAGGAGATAGGTTTCCATCTTGTAGGTGCTCTCTGTTTCCGGGGTTGGGCCGGCTCAGCTGCCGCGGTAGGTGGAGTAGCTCCAGGGCGAGACCAGCAGCGGCACGTGGTAGTGCTGGTCGGGTGCGGCCACGCCGAAGCGCAACACGACGTCGTCTACGAAGAGCGGATCGGGCAGTTCGGTGCTCTGTGCGCGGAAGTAGTCGCCGGCGGCGAACACGATTTCGTAGCGGCCAGCCTGCAGCGCCGCGCCTTCCAGCAGCGGCTTGTCGCAACGGCCGTCGTGGTTGGTGATGGTGCGCGCGACCTCGCGGCGTTCGCCGTCCAGCCGGTAGACCGTGACCGCGATGCCCGCGCCCGGCCTGCCGGTGGCGGTGTCCAGAACGTGGGTGGTGAGTCGTCCCATGGTGCTGCCTCCTGAGTGCTGTTCTGTTTGTGTGGATGCGACGAGTCTACGACGGCTGGCTCTTACGGGAATCTTTATGTCCTTATAACTGATATATGCTCGCGCTTATTTTGACCAAGGCGGCCGTACACAAGCCGCCGGCCACCGAAGGAGACGCGAGACATGGCCATCCGGCGCGGCGACGATCCGCTCGACACCTATCTGCTGCGGATATTCTGTCTGCTCATCACCGAGCGTAGCGTCTCGCGCACCGCGCTCAAGCTCAACCAGTCGCAACCCGCGATCAGTGCGGCCCTGAAGCGGCTGCGCGACATCCTCGGCGACCCGCTGCTGGTGCGCGAGAAGGGCGGCATGGTGCCCACCGAGCGCGCGCTGGCGCTGCTGTCGCACGCCAAGGGCGCGCTCGCCGAAATCGACCGCATGACCGGCGGGCCGGAATCCTTCGACCCGCACACCACCCGGCAGGAATTCCGCATCGGCTCGCCCGACTATCTGGCGCCGGTGTTCGTCTCCAGCGTGGTCGAACGGCTGCGCCGCGAGGCGCCGCAGGCGCGGCTGACGCTGCATGCGCTCGGCCCCAATGTCGATTTCGAGCGCTCGCTCGCCGAGGGCGATCTGGACGTAGTGATCGGCAACTGGCCGGAACCGCCGCACCGCATGCATCTGTCGATGCTGCTGGAAGACGAGATCGTGTGCCTGGTCTCGGCCCACCATCCGCTGGCGAAGAAGGGCTTCACCCCCGAGGATTACCTGCGTGCGGTGCACGTGGTGCCGATGCCGTATTCCATCAGCCAGCGCGGCGTGATCGACAGCGTGCTCGCATCGCAGCGCATCAACCGCGACGAGCGGGTGATGGTGCAGTCCTTCACCGCCGCGCCCTATGTGCTGCAGAACACCGACCTGGTGTTCACCACCACCCGCCACTTCGCCAGCTTCTACGCCAAGCTGCTGCCGCTGGCCATCATCCCGTCGCCGATCGCCTTTCCGCCGATGCGCTTCTACCAGCTCTGGCACGACCGCAACCACAACGCGCCGGGGCACATCTGGCTGCGACGGCTGCTGAGCGACTGCGGCCGAAGGATCAACGCCGCGCTGGCCTGAGGGGCGCGCCGCCTCAGGTGCGGCCGGGCGCGTCGGCCATCTCGGCGCAGGCCGCGCGCAGCGCCGCCATCATCGCCGGGTCGAAGGGATTGTGGCCGGCGTTCTCCACCCATTGCAGCCGGCTGCCGGGTAGCGCCGCATGCAGCGCCAGCGCGCCCTCCGGCCGGCAGATCGCATCCTGCCTGCCATGCAGCAGGACCACCGGCAGATCGCCCAGCGACGCCGCCAGCCGCCTCCATTCGCCTTCCGGCAGGAAACAGTCGTGGTGCAGGTAGTGCGCCTGCACCCGGTACTTGTCGAGCATGCGCGCCGCGGTTTCGGCGTCGAGCTGCGGCAGCGCGGCCGGGCGGCCGAGGGTGAGGCTTTCCTCCCACTGCATCCAGCGGCGGACGACCGCCAGCGCACGGGCGTCGTCGGCGCCCAGCACCGCCTCGACGACCCGCTCCGCCAGCCGGCCACCGCCCGGCACGCAGGCGGCGAATTCCGCGTGAGCCGCCGGTAGCTGCGTCGCCGCGCCCTCGAAGAACCAGGCTATGTCCTCGCGGCGGGCGAGAAAGATGCCGCGCAGCACCGCACCCAGGCAGGCCTCCGGGTGGCGCGCGCAGTAGGCGAGCGCCAGCGTGGAACCCCAGGAGCCGCCGCTGACCAGCCAGCGCTCGACACCGAGGTGGGCGCGCAGGCGCTCGATGTCGGCGACGAGGTGATCAGTGGTGTTGGCGGCGAGGCTGCCACGCGGCGTGCTGCGGCCGCAGCCGCGCTGGTCGAAGAGGACGACGCGGAATCGGGTGAGGTCGAAGAGATCGCGATGGCGCGGGCTGCAACCGCTGCCGGGGCCGCCGTGGAGGAAGAGCAGGGGCATGCCGGCGGGGTTGCCGCATTGCTCGAACCAGAGGGTGTGGTCGTCGCCGACGTCGAGGAGACCGTCGTTCCAAGGATGGGGCGGGGCGGTGGGGTGGGTGGCCATGGCAATCATGCTATTGCCCATCATTCATCCGGGGGCTAACCGGCAAGTTTGTCGGCCGCGGCTAGCAGACTGTCCAGGATGTTGTCGGCCAGCACTTGGGGGAAGCCGTCCGGCAGTTTGCCACGGACTGCGTGCACAACCGCTGGTGTACGGGCGACCAGGTCATCGACAACGCATTCCGCCCCGCGGCCGTCGGGCGTCACAATCCCATGGCGCTGACCGACAGCCACCCAGTGCCGGCGCAGGATGTCGTGCATACGCCAGTGCGCGTTCTTTGAGCGCACGGCCATGGCCATCTTCACCTTGAAGGGCGACAGCTTGCCGGGGCCTTCGCCGAGCATCGGAGAGGTCGAGAGCACGTCGTAGAGCGGCGTGAGTTCGTAGGCGCCCCCGGGACGCAGGAACAGACTGAAGTTCTTCGCGTGACCATCGGGAGCCCACAGCATCCAGAAGATTACCTGGGCCTGGAAGAACATGCGTCGGTCGCGCTCCGCCTCGCGGGAGGTCGCCAGCAAGTCCATGATGCGACCCGCGCCGGGCCCACCGTCGGATTCGTACTTGAGATGAGGCGGCGTGGCGGTGGCCTGGCACATGTCTTCCTGCGGCAACCGGATGAGCCAGCGCTTCCCGTCGGCAGACGTCCACCACATCCGGTCGAATCGCTCGACCGCCAACACCTTCATGTCCTCGAACTGCAAGGGCTGGGTGCGCGCCACGGGCAAGCCATAGGCGGCCAGAATCTCCGAGCACAGCCACTCGTTTTCGACCGACTCGCGCAGGTCGAGCTGCATGTTGCCGACCAGGCCCAACGGCAGCTTGAAGATGTGGGTGGATGGCGTCGCGCCATGTGGCCGGCACCAGTTGCCGTCGAACCACAGCAGGGCAGTCTTTTCCTGTGCGCCGGCAATGGAAATCCGCAAGGCATCGTCGTCGGCCCGATCCGCGCCGCCCAACGGTGGTTGCGCCACGGTGTTGCGCAGCAGCTGCGCCACCTCTGCGTCGCTCAGCGGCGTTGCCTCCACCGCCTGCACGCCGGCCGGAACCACTCCGTCAGGCAGTATCTGCAGGGCGCCAACGCAATCCCGGCCAATCTCGGTCAGCAGGGAGAACGCATCGGTCGAGCCGGCGTGGAAGCGGCGCGCGACACGCTCGCGGATCTCCTTGCTGTCCGGTAGCAGGTTCTCGAAGTAGGCGCGCACAGCGTCGCCGCGATGAGGGCGATTGCCTGGTGTGAAGGGAAGGGACAGCGACAGCGGCCGCCCTTGCTCGGTGGCCACCCAGTCATCGGCGTACTGCAGGATTTCGCCGGAGTGGGGCGTCACGCTCCATGTGCCCACGAAGGCGCCATTCATCCAGAGGCCCAGGGCCCGTGTGTGAGAACGTCGGCCCACAGGCTCACCAGTTCGGGCCGGATGGCGTGCCACTCGTCGGCGTGGCGCCGCCCTGGCGCAGAACGAGCTCGACATCCAGGATGCTCAGCAGCTGCAGTAAACGGGCGGCACTGACCTTCTCGGCATTGCGCTCCAGCGCGGAGAGCGTCTGCTGGGTCACCCCCAGGCGCATCGCCGTAGCTGCCTGGGTCAAGCCGGCCTGCTTGCGGAACCCCTGAAGCAGTGCGGGAAGCTGCTCTGCGGTGCGAACGGTGAAGTCGGGCATACAACCCTCGTGTTGTATTTACGATTTACAGAATTTAGGCTGTAAATCAAGAATACACAAGCTGCTTTGTATTTTCAGTTTTACAGCTCGTGGTCTGTAATGGGAGCCACCGAAGTGGCTGGCGGAATGTCAGCCACGTGTGGGTTTGCGGGATGTTGCGATTGTGTCGCGGCGGGACCAGGGGTACTTCATGAAAATCATGAGCCCCACTTAACAAACCCCGCGATGTCTCCAGCCGCGTTCCGGCGCACGCTATGTCCCGTGCCCGGACACCCGGTCCGGCACCGCGCCGGGCGCACACCGGCACACACACTGGAGACTCACCATGCAATGGGAAACCCCGACCGCCATCGATTTCCGCTTCGGTTTTGAAATCACGATGTACATCGCGACGCGCTGAGTCGTCTTAGGGGCTCCGCGTCGCGGCTGCCCCTGCGAATACCGCGGGAGGGCATGAGGTGAAGATCAGGGTTCTCGGTTCGGCCGCCGGCGGCGGTTTTCCGCAGTGGAACTGCAACTGCCGCAACTGCGACGGCCTGCGTCGCGGCACCGTGCGTGCCCGCGCCCGCACCCAGTCGTCGATTGCGGTGACTGGCGACGACGAGAACTGGGTGCTGTTCAACGCCTCGCCGGATGTCCTTCAGCAACTGCGCGAAGCGCCGGAATTGCAGCCCGCCCGCGCGCTGCGCGACACCGCAATCCGCGCCATCGTGCTGATCGACGCCCAGATCGACCACACCACCGGCCTCTTGATGCTGCGCGAGCACCGCCAGCCGCACGCGCTGTGGTGTACCGCGCCGGTGCGCGAAGACCTGTCCACCGGCAATCCGCTGTTCGGTGTGCTCGGCCACTACTGCGGGCTGGACCTGCACGAGATTCCGCTGCAGGGCGGCTTCGACATCGCCGGCGTGCCCGGCGTCGGCTTCGCCGCGCTGCCGCTCACCAGCAATGCGCCGCCGTATTCGCCGCGGCGCGACAAACCGGTGCCGGGCGACAACATCGGCGTCACCCTCACCGATACCCGCAGCGGCCGCAAGCTGTTCTACGCGCCCGGCCTGGGCGAGATGGAGCCCCACGTGTGGGCGGCGATGCAGGCCGCCGACTGCGTGCTGGTCGACGGCACCTTGTGGACCGACGACGAGATGATCCGGCTCGGCGCCTCCAGCAAGACCTCCCGAGCCATGGGCCACCTGCCGCAGAGCGGCCCCGGCGGCATGCTGGAGTGGCTGGACCGCCTGCCGGCCAGCACCCGCAAGGTGCTGATCCACATCAACAACACCAATCCCATCCTGGACGAAGACAGCCCGCAGCGCGCCGAACTGGCCGCGCACGGCGTCGAGGTCGCCTGGGACGGCATGGTGATTTCGCTCTGAACCGCTCTTCCTTCACGCCTTCGAGGATGTCCCGCATGGAAGCCGAACTGCTCGCCGCGCCTGCCGCGCCTGCCTTTGCCCCCGCCGCCGGTCGCGACGACCGCCCGCCGATGCCGCGCGAGGAATTCGAGGCGCAGTTGCGCGCCAAGGGCACCAGCTACCACATCTACCATCCCTTCCACGTGATGATGGCCGAGGGCCGGCTGACCCCGGCGCAGCTGCGCGGCTGGGTGGCCAACCGCTTCTACTACCAGATCGCGATCCCGGTGAAGGACGCGGCCATCATGTCCAACTGCCCGGACCGCGAGATCCGCCGCGAGTGGATACAGCGCATCCTCGACCACGATGGCTACGAGATCGGCGGCATCTCCGACCCCGGCGGCATCGAAGCCTGGATACGGCTGGGCGAGGCGGTAGGGCTGAGCCGCGACGACGTCACCTCGCTGCGTTTCGTGGCGCCGGCGGCGCGCTTCGCCGTCGATGCCTACATCAACTTCGCCCGCCAGCGGCCGTGGGAAGAGGCGGTGGCCTCCAGCCTGACCGAGCTGTTTGCGCCGCACATCCACCAGCAGCGCATCGACACCTGGCCGCAGGTCTATCCCTGGGTCAAGCCCGAGGGCCTGCAGTACTTCCGCAACCGGCTGACCCAGGCGCGCCGCGACGTCGCCCACGGCCTGCGCTTCACGCTGGAGCACTTCAGTCAGACGCGCGCGCTGCAGGAGCGGGCGCTGGAGATCCTGCAGTTCAAGCTCGACGTGCTGTGGGCGTTGGCGGATGCGATCATGCTGAGCCAGTGCGAGATCGAGATCCGGGGGCCGAAGGCATGAGCACAGCAGTCGCCGAATCGCTGGACCTGCGCCCGCGCGTCTCCCGCCGCTTCCGCCTGCAGTGGGAAGAGGCGCAGCAGGCCTGGGTGCTGCTCTACCCGGAAGGCATGGTCAAGCTCAACCGCAGCGCCGGCGAGATCCTCTCCCGCTGCGACGGCGAGCGCACCCTCGGCGCCATCGTGGTGGCGCTGGAGCAGGCTTTCGGTGCGGGCAATCTGGCAGCGGACGTCGCCGCCTTCATCGACATGGCCCGCAAGCAGCAGTGGGTCGAATTCGCCGGGGTGTGACCATGAATGCAGTGCTGCCCTCGTCGCCGACGACTACCCTCGGCCCGCCGCTGTGGCTGCTGGCGGAAGTGACCTACCGCTGCCCGCTGCACTGCGCCTTCTGCTACAACCCGGTGGACTTCGCCCGCGACGACACCGAGCTCTCCACCGAGGACTGGCTGCGCGTGCTGCGCGAGGCGCGTGCGGCCGGTAGCGTGCAGTGCGGCTTCTCCGGCGGCGAGCCGCTGATGCGCGACGACCTCGAAGTGCTGGTCGCCGAGGCCCACCGGCTGGGCTACTACACCAACCTGCTCACCTCGGGCGTGGGGCTCACCGCCGAACGCGCGGCGGCGCTGAAGGCGGCGGGGCTGGACCACATCCAGCTGTCCTTCCAGGACTCCACCCGCGAACTCAACGACTTCCTCTCGCACACCCGCACCTTCGACCTCAAGCAGCGCGTCGCCGGCCTCATCAAGGACAACGGCTGGCCGATGGTGATGAACTGCGTGATCCACCGCCTCAACATCGACTACATCGACCGCATCATCGAGATGGCGGTCGAACTCGGCGCCGAATACCTCGAACTCGCCAACAGCCAGTACTACTCCTGGGCGCTGCTCAACCGCGACCAGCTGATGCCCTCGCGCGCGCAGCTCGAACGCGCCGAGCGCATCACCAACGAATACCGCGAACGCCTCGGCGACCGCATCCGCATCTTCTTCGTGGTGCCCGACTACTACGAGCAGCGGCCGAAGAAGTGCATGAACGGTTGGGGCAACGTCTTCCTCACCGTCACCCCGGACGGCACCGCCTTGCCCTGCCACACCGCGCGCATGCTGCCGGGGCTGGACTTCCCCAACGTGCGCGAGATGGATGTGAAATCCATCTGGTACGACTCCGAAGGCTTCAACCGTTACCGCGGCGACGGCTGGATGAAGGACCCGTGCCGGACCTGCCCGGACAAGGAAAAGGACCACGGCGGCTGCCGCTGCCAGGCCTACATGCTGGCCGGCGACCCGACCGCGGCCGACCCGGTGTGCGACAAATCGCCGGCGCACGGCAAGGTGGTCGAGGCAGTCGAACGCGCCAGCGACCCGGCGTGGAAGGGCGCGGAAAAACCGCTGATCTTCCGCGATCCGGCCCGATCGCGCGAACTCGCGGCCTGCGGCAAACACCAAGCGGCCGATACGGCGCTTCGAGGTTGAAGCGCTCACGGGCCTGTTGTATAGTGCGCGCCTTCGCTGCTGTAGCTCAGTCGGTAGAGCAACTGATTCGTAATCAGTAGGTCACCAGTTCGATTCCGGTCAGCAGCACCAAAGATTCAAGCATTTAGGCCAATCCGCAAGGGTTGGCCTTTTGCTTTTCGGGGGTGGAACGGGCGCCCCTTGCCGGCCTTGGGCGACGCTAGGAGAGCACCCCTCAGTGCGGCGCCGTCGCCCGCAGCGGCCACGGCGCCGTCTTCACCCACGGGATGAAGCCGCTCACCGGCATCGGCGGGCTGAGGTAGTAGCCCTGCGCCTCGTCGCAGCCCAGCGCGGCAAGGCGCTCGCAGATGGCTTCGTTCTCCACGCCTTCGGCGATCACCGCCAGCCCGAGGTTGTGACCCAACTCCAGCGTGGACCGCACGATGGTCGCCGCGTCCTCGTCCGCCAGCATGGGCAGGACGAAAGACTTGTCTATCTTGATGGCATCGACCGGTAGCTGCTGCAGGTATGCGAGCGACGAATAGCCGGTGCCGAAGTCGTCGATGAACAGCCGGAAGCCCAGGCTGCTGAGGCGTTTCAGGGTTTCGAGCGCCGTCTGCGGCTCGGTCATGATGGCGCTCTCGGTGATCTCCAGCCCTATCCAGCCTGCATCCGCGCCCCAGGTCAGCAGTGCGCCCTGGATGTGGCCGACCAGGGCGGGGTCGGTGAGGTTGCGCGCCGACAGATTGACCGCGACCGGTACGCGCATGCCGGCCCTCTGCCAGCCGTGACACTGCGTCACCGCGGCATCGATGATCCAGCGGGTGAGCGGGCCGATCAGGCCGGTGCTTTCGATGTAGGGCACGAACTGGTCGGGAGCGATGAGGCCGTAGATCGGGTGCTGCCAGCGCACCAGGGTTTCCAGTGCGACGATCTCGCGCGTTTTCAGGTCCAGCTTGGGTTGGCAGTAGAGAACCAACTGGTTTTCCTCGATCGCGGTGCGCAGTTCGCCCATCAGTTGCAGGCGGCGCGGCTTGTAGGAGTCCTGCTCGGACGCGTAGAAGGCGCAGCCGTCGGCGGTCTGGTGTGCGTGGTGCTGGGCGATCTCGGCGCAGCGCAGCAGCGCGGTCGCGTCCCCGGCATGACCGGGGAAGACGGCGATGCCGAGGTTGGCGCCGACTTCCAGCGTGAAACCGGCAATGTCGAACGGCCGCTCTATGGTCTTCTGCAGGCGCAGTGCGGTTTCGCGCGCGGCCTGGACGCCGCAGTTCGGCAGCAACGCGGCGAAATGGCGGCCGCCGAAGTGGGCGAGCAGGGCGTTTTCGTCCAGTGCGCTGCGAAAGCGCGGACCGACCTGCTGCAGCAGCAGGTCGCCGTTGGCCTGACCCAGCGTGTAGGCGATCTCCTTGAAGCGTTCGAGCGCGAGGATGATCACCGCTACCGGCCGGTTGTCGGTCTGGGCATGGGCCACGGCATCGCGCAGGCATTCCTCGAACTGGACGCGGTTGGGCAGGTCGGTGAGGGCGTCGAAGTAGGCGAGGTGCCGCAGCCTGTCCTCGGCGCGCTTGCGCTCGGTGATGTCCTCGATGATGGCGACCAGCATGCGCGGCGCGTCCGGCGTGCCGGGGATCATCGACACGCTCGCGTTGGCCCAGATCGTGCTGCCGTCGCTGCGCTGGTAGCGCCGCAGCGCGTGGTATTCGCTGATCCTGCCGGCCACGAGCTCCGCCACCTGGGCGCGGATGGCGTCGCCGTCTTCCAGGCTCAGCCCGGTCGGCGTGCGGCCGCGCAGTTCGTCCTCGGTGTAGCCGAGCAACTGCTGCAGCGCCGGGTTGGCGGCGAGGATGCGGCCGTCGGTGTCGATCAGCGCGATGCCGGCCGCCGAGTGCTGGTAGACCGCCCGCCAGCGCTGCTCGGATTCCTGCAGGGCGTCGTGGCTGCGCTGCAGCGCCTGGCGGTTGTCGATGAGCTGCTGCGTCAGCTGGGCGAGGTCTTCGCTGCGGCTGGCCAGCGCCTGCTGCAGCGCGTCGCGGGCGCGCTTCATCGTCACCAGGTTGCGCACCCTGGCGCGCAGTTCGTGGGGCGAGAACGGCTTGGTGACGTAGTCCTGGACCGCCTCGGCGAGCAGCTTGAGCCGCAGCGCCTCATCGCCCCGGGCGGACAATACCAGTACCGGCAGACGCGCCAGTTGCGGGTGCGCGCGCAGTTCGGCGACCAGTGCCTCGCCATCCAGCCGCGGCATCATCAGGTCGGT encodes:
- a CDS encoding EAL domain-containing protein, yielding MTLAATDSAQTHREKLARILLDGMYQFVGLLDAQGTTLEINRAALEGAGLRLADVRGRPFWDTRWWAVSQETRRVAHDAVRRAAAGEFVRCDVENYGRAAGGETIVVDFSLLPVRDRHGDIVFLLAEGRDITEMKRAEAEISRKNETLQQLLDKVRRLDAAKREFFANVSHELRTPLALILGPAEAMLAGTEALSERQHRDLLVIHRNAATLLKHVNDLLDLEKVDAGKLSLNYARIDLARAVRAVAAHFDALAPQRSLTYAVSTPDTLLAEVDPEKFDRVLVNLLSNAFKFTPAGGRISCTLAPCERDRLLLTVQDSGPGVRPELRSAIFDRFHQGDGGTAREFGGTGLGLAIARDFVGLHGGTITVTEAPAGGALFQVELPRLAAAGAYVRLPDEGRDRAEDSHAIDAAVEELERGGAHPGAPPAAGRATVLVAEDNAEMRRFIAEVLGDDYHVVTAADGAEALTAALAAPPDLLVTDLMMPRLDGEALVAELRAHPQLARLPVLVLSARGDEALRLKLLAEAVQDYVTKPFSPHELRARVRNLVTMKRARDALQQALASRSEDLAQLTQQLIDNRQALQRSHDALQESEQRWRAVYQHSAAGIALIDTDGRILAANPALQQLLGYTEDELRGRTPTGLSLEDGDAIRAQVAELVAGRISEYHALRRYQRSDGSTIWANASVSMIPGTPDAPRMLVAIIEDITERKRAEDRLRHLAYFDALTDLPNRVQFEECLRDAVAHAQTDNRPVAVIILALERFKEIAYTLGQANGDLLLQQVGPRFRSALDENALLAHFGGRHFAALLPNCGVQAARETALRLQKTIERPFDIAGFTLEVGANLGIAVFPGHAGDATALLRCAEIAQHHAHQTADGCAFYASEQDSYKPRRLQLMGELRTAIEENQLVLYCQPKLDLKTREIVALETLVRWQHPIYGLIAPDQFVPYIESTGLIGPLTRWIIDAAVTQCHGWQRAGMRVPVAVNLSARNLTDPALVGHIQGALLTWGADAGWIGLEITESAIMTEPQTALETLKRLSSLGFRLFIDDFGTGYSSLAYLQQLPVDAIKIDKSFVLPMLADEDAATIVRSTLELGHNLGLAVIAEGVENEAICERLAALGCDEAQGYYLSPPMPVSGFIPWVKTAPWPLRATAPH
- the pqqC gene encoding pyrroloquinoline-quinone synthase PqqC encodes the protein MEAELLAAPAAPAFAPAAGRDDRPPMPREEFEAQLRAKGTSYHIYHPFHVMMAEGRLTPAQLRGWVANRFYYQIAIPVKDAAIMSNCPDREIRREWIQRILDHDGYEIGGISDPGGIEAWIRLGEAVGLSRDDVTSLRFVAPAARFAVDAYINFARQRPWEEAVASSLTELFAPHIHQQRIDTWPQVYPWVKPEGLQYFRNRLTQARRDVAHGLRFTLEHFSQTRALQERALEILQFKLDVLWALADAIMLSQCEIEIRGPKA
- the pqqD gene encoding pyrroloquinoline quinone biosynthesis peptide chaperone PqqD, coding for MSTAVAESLDLRPRVSRRFRLQWEEAQQAWVLLYPEGMVKLNRSAGEILSRCDGERTLGAIVVALEQAFGAGNLAADVAAFIDMARKQQWVEFAGV
- the pqqE gene encoding pyrroloquinoline quinone biosynthesis protein PqqE, with translation MNAVLPSSPTTTLGPPLWLLAEVTYRCPLHCAFCYNPVDFARDDTELSTEDWLRVLREARAAGSVQCGFSGGEPLMRDDLEVLVAEAHRLGYYTNLLTSGVGLTAERAAALKAAGLDHIQLSFQDSTRELNDFLSHTRTFDLKQRVAGLIKDNGWPMVMNCVIHRLNIDYIDRIIEMAVELGAEYLELANSQYYSWALLNRDQLMPSRAQLERAERITNEYRERLGDRIRIFFVVPDYYEQRPKKCMNGWGNVFLTVTPDGTALPCHTARMLPGLDFPNVREMDVKSIWYDSEGFNRYRGDGWMKDPCRTCPDKEKDHGGCRCQAYMLAGDPTAADPVCDKSPAHGKVVEAVERASDPAWKGAEKPLIFRDPARSRELAACGKHQAADTALRG